The Micropterus dolomieu isolate WLL.071019.BEF.003 ecotype Adirondacks unplaced genomic scaffold, ASM2129224v1 contig_13743, whole genome shotgun sequence genome includes the window CACAGGAAATActcttgatgtaagtcattaactggggaagttctgtggtgatatgctttagttattttcttttcccCATTCACCCGCAGTGActcaaatgtgtgcaaattggcgcattttaattagttaacgcctcatttgcatatcaatgtggcgatagtgatgacgttattagacacaaatgttactgtgttcacCTGCAGCGTCTCCATCAGTACATTAGGTTGTTTGGCCATGAGatattgccttagctaaacttcagctaATTTATGATCTTCCAAGATGGCGCTGCAGACGGCCGCCTCGggattacgctccgtagtgcttttgtgttttctgccgtccctctctggtaacttttaccagagaagagctcttacaCATTGGACTTTctactgctcatactattccaccgctctttattgaccctggaactttcccaGAGTTATTAGtcggaggagcagcagctctgtttgggatccttcaGAAACAGCGCAGGGGAAAACGTGCAGGCGCGCTGGCTAAATAGCGGGGatttcgcactgcgctcccttcaattCACCTGCCGAATGTctgctctctggccaacaaaatggacgaactgttcctcaacagaactaacttggacttctgcagatctgccgccCTCTGTTTTACCGAATCCTGGTTCACCGAGTGtatcccggacagcgcacttaCCTACCGGGATATAATCTCATCCGCGCGAAGTGCGAAAGGGAGCTCACAGGAAAAACACGGGGAGGcagactctgtttctatataaacgaaggttggtgcacagatgtcagtGTTCATCAATCATGCAGGCCTCACttagacattatttataaactacaaactgttttattcactgtgggagttttcctcgtttgttctggtcgctgtttacatgcCACCTctggcctgtgttagtgaggcgttactacacctggccaacCAGATATCTAACGTGGAGGAAAAACATCCAGAcgccctgctcattgttcttggggactttaacaaagcaaacctcagtcatgaaaTCCCAAAGTATATTATAtatgtcccaccagggacactaacacactggaccactgctacacaacattaaaggacgcctatcgatctgttccccgtgcagccttgggactctctgatcactgtctggttcatcttattccgacacacaggcaaaaactgaaatctgctaaacctgttgtaaagactatgaaaagatggaccaacaagtcaaagctggagttacaggcctgctttgactgcactgactggagtgtttttgaggctgcagacactgacctggacgaactaactgacactgtgacatcttacatcagccAACCAAAAACCCCCTGTtcaaaagctaaataacagctttgcagccaacgaccctgcgtcattgtggagaagcctacggacactcacaaactacaagagaccatcccccaacactgttggtactcaacgactggcagacgagctgaatggtttctactgtaggtttgaaaagcccagagtcacacctctcccccactccaacgccatcttcaaacagtcaccttccccctctgagctctcacctgcactcaagatctgtgaagaggacgtgagccacctcttaaagatcaggaaggctcctggacctgacggtgtctcaccatcgtgcctgaaaatctgtgtggaccagctggcccccatcttcactcagatcttcaacagatcactggagctgagtgaagttccctcctgcttcgaacgctccacagtcatcccggtccccaaaagccctccatctctggacggaatgactacaggcccgttgccctgacatctgtagtcataaagtcctttgaaagactggtgttggcccacctgaaggacaatacaggccccctgctggaccccctgcagtttgcctacagggctaacaggtcagtggatgatgctgtcaacttgggtctgcatcacatcctgcaacaccttgactctccagggacatatgctaggatcctgtttgtggacttaagctcggcgttcaacaccatcatcccggacatcctcagcaccaaactcactgtgccagcctccacctgtcagtggatcacaaatttcctgactgacaggagtcagcaggtgaggctgggaaacatcacatccagcacccggattATCAACACTGGCGCCCTCCAgaggtgtgtgctctccccactgctcctGTCCCTCTACACCAATGACTTCACCTCAGGAGACctatctgtcaaactcctgaagttcgctgacgacacaacggtcatcggcctcatccgggatggtgatgagtcggcctacagacaggaggttgatcagctgacTCTCTGGTGCTGCCAGAACAACCTGGatcttaacacgctcaaaactgtggagataattgtggacttcaggaggagcccccccactctgccccccatcaccatactcaacagccctgtgtctgctgtggaatccttcaggtttctgggtttcACTATATcacaggacctgaagtgggagcccaacactgacaccatcatcaagaaggcccagcagaggatgtacttcctgcgccagctcaggaagctcaacctgcctaaggagctgctgatccacttctacacagccatcatccagtctgtcctctgcacctccatcgctgtctggtttggatctgccagcaaaaaggacaggagcagactacaacagacagtcaggactgcagaaaaaatcatcggtgccagcctgccctccattcaggacttatacatttccagagtcaggaaacgggcaggaaacatcactgcaaatCCATCTCACCTcggacacaatctgttccagcttctcccctctggtagaaAAACCAACAGattcaggaacagtttcttcccacaagccatcactctgatgaacagctttCGTAGGGGGGGGGTagcctatttagatttttttcccccaataaatatgtttgacagggaatctgttgcaaacaggaataaatatactatatatttatttattgaaaaaaaaaacaacaaaaaacacaagcatcccagaaaaaaagggcaggtgctgaagccccttttgatgtctatgtgtgGACGTGCCTGTCCAGATTACACTTTTTGAACAACCGGGCCCTAGACCTTGGGTTACCAAGAGAATGGATCACAGAGTTCATCCTGATCAAGGCAGCAGCGTCAGACAGTCAActgaacagacagagaggagacagaatCTGACCTGTTTTAGAGAGTCACAGGATGTCACCTTCGGTTTGCTGTAGTTCAGCAAATAACCCTTATatgacctggggaaacctgtTTGATATTAGCCTTACTGAAGGAGAAATTCCTTTACAATAAGTAATACAGTCACATGAAGGGAAACTTTACACTAAGAAACTGATGTCTCATTTTTTGGAAATCATTTTACATTCAGTTGAGAGATGTAGCTATTGCAAAAGTATATTTCATTCACAGGTGAACACGAGTTTCAGCTGGATGCTTTCTCCTCCTGTCTATTGATCctcgtgtgtttttttttttcatgtatgaTTTAAGTTACTTGCCTGTATGCGGTGCCATTTCAAATTAGACACAAAAGCTTATCTTTTTACTGCAGATTATGCAAAGCTATGGCTTAACACCAGTGTGGGTTTTTATGTGGACTTTTAAGTGACCACTAGTTCTGAAATCCATTCCACATGTTTCACAGTTAAACggcttctctcctgtgtgaaTTCTTACGTGTGATGTCAATGCTGAAATGTTATGGAATCTGttcccacatgttttgcaacagaatggcttctcacctgtgtgggctCTCATGTGGAGTTTCAAGCCATAGCTAGTTTTAAGATCTTTCCCACATGTTGTACAAGAATAcagtttctcccctgtgtgggttctcatgtgGACTTTCAAGCAGTAGCTTGTTCGAAAAtctttcccacatgttttgcaagGATACggtttctcacctgtgtggattcttATGTGTGCTTTCAATGCTGAAGTGACAACAAATCCTTTCCCGCAGGTCTTGCAAAGGTATGGCTTCTCACCAGTGTGAGCTCTTCTTATGTGAATTTTCAACTTAGTACTCTCTATGAAATTCTTTCCACATGTTTTGCAGGAATAAGgcctctcacctgtgtggattcttATGTGGTCGTTCAAGTGAGCCAACCGTCTGAAAGATTTCCCACATGTTTTACAAGAAAATGGTTTCTCAgctgtgtgggttctcatgtgGACTTTCAAGTGACTGCTAGTTCTGAAATCTTTCCCACATGTTTTACAAGAAAATGGTTTCTCAGCTGTGTGGTTTCTTATATGAGCATTCAAATCTGATGTGTTACTCAATCTTTTTCCACAGCTGCTGCAAGAATATGGCTTCTCATCTGTGTGAATTCTCATATGTGTCTGCAATATTGACACATAGTTGAAGTCTTTTACACATGTGTCACATTTGAAAGAGTTTttgtgagagaggagctggtggtcacttttcagttctgcttcactgtggtcTCTTTCCTCATAAGTAGGAGTCAACATAAAGGTATCAGTCTCCTGCTTCAGtacaagctgctctccctcctgactggtacagagttcctcctgttcctctttaatctgTGGAGGCTCTGGGTCCTCTTGGTCCAGACTGGAGTTCCTCTCCTGAatacagagctgctggtcagccagaacctcctcctccttccagacatgttgctgtgggagctctgGAGGGACAGAGAACAGAAGGAACAGGCTACTACTGGgatgggaaagaaaaaaacatgcagacacGTGAGGAAATGAGTACCAGTATATATTAGAGTTTCCCTTTTTTGGGATCTTTTGGCAATCAATGTGTGCGTTGCTTTGATCTTTCTCGTTAGGTCCCACCTCAGTCATTACCCTCAGCACCATGGCAACAGccagagacagagcagcagttTGCTTTTCAACAGTGGCACATGGCGCTTCAACAGTGTAAAAAACACCCAAacgcagtgcttgaagtggccCGGCACTCAACggtacattttactctttgtgtACAGGGACTTTTTTTGTGCACTTCTCAAAAGCTGCCAGTACTTTTTTCTGccaggagcagagagaagattgtgtgtgttttttattcaagCATGTGCATAAAGTTGCCCATTAATGGCACTTTTcttgaaccgaccaatcacagcctggctGGGGCCTGGtttgctacagcaaactttagaaatgttgaactgaTTTTACGTGAATgtttgattattgacaagttagcactcagcagcattaacaaattagagtaTGACCACTACATAGAGCATATACTTGCTGTATTTTCATTGAATGAGAACAACATACGataatgaaactgctgtaactaGAATTAATAATATACTAGTGGTAATCTATATAGGACACTTATCTGAAATTATACTGAAACATCAtccctaatcaaaccttaacaaTACAGAATAGGGTTTCATTTGTGACTCagttgaatctcaactaataagcTGCTGAAATGTTAGAAATAGGACTACAATGAAGAACCTGTAGGAAGACCGGCAGATAAAGTTTAACCTATTAATATAACAGTATTATAGCAACATTAAACTTTCAGTGTTATAATATTGCAGTTATACAGTAATATAcgatactaaaacattacacaCAAATTACTTGAATCTTCTTTAGCTCCAACCTTTCAACCACAGCGGGTGTCGTCTGCCCGcactgtcctcttttttgaaaaccaaaatatggtcaccctagTATATAATAAACACTTTGgattatatgtgtatatatataatatatataatcccTTTTTCTGTTACTAAAATAATGAAGCTTTACACACCTGTCCTGTGTAGCTTTATGTCGGGTTTCCAAACGATATCCAACAGTCTGCGCTGACGATCGATCTCTTCCTCGTACTCGAcgatagttttttttaaaactccgaatatttcttcagcagcagcagttagtcGCTCGTTGACAAACTCTCTCAAACTCTCAACTGAAGACATTGCTGCTCAGTTACAAAAGTAATAATTAGCGGAACTACAACTACAATAAAATCTTCCAGCGAATCCAGCACACGCGGCTAACTCTGGCGTTTGTTTACTTCCGCTGGATGTCACACTGTTATGCTCCGACAGTAGCAGTGCAGGAGCTTTTCGTTCCGcttttttctgattttattcAAAACTTGTGATAATTATCAGTAGTGGTGGACAGTAAGTATAATGTATATTTAGTTCAGTACTGTACTTAAGAAAAAATTATTGGTAATTGTACTGTCCATGTCGATTTTCTTTCCGCTTtcaactgtttgaaatgaatgaTTTTCTCTTCCGTTTCTTTTCCTAAAACTGTCCAAATATCCTGACAGTAATGCATGAGACAGATAATTTAACAGCTAAGCCTAAACTTAAAGCAGCTGATGGCTACACAGAGGGTTAAGGTAGTTGACGCGCAGCACCTTTGTTccgtttagaaagaatgcaaCAAGAGTTCAACTTCTGCTTTCTTCTCTGTCATAATGAGAGATATGATTTATTGTTGCACATGCGGTCTTCAACATCCATAATGATACAATATTCCTTCTCCATTGACAGTCTCCTAATATACATCAAACAAACAGTCACAGCTGCTGCATCGTTGGCAGTCAAAAACTagttggcttttcccctctggCAACATTGCCCCTGCCCTCCTAAGTAGATGAGCCCCCATTAGCTATGCCAGCACCCTAGTACCACCTAAACCTGGAcataaaacattgaaatggcTCCCACAGATAATGTGTGAATCatatgtgtaaataaaatgagGTTCCTCTGGCTCATCCTACATCTCCTAACGCCACTTGCAAGAAACCACCAAGCCTGAGTCagaacaaccaatcagagccagcaGGATTGTCTAACTCAGCGTCAACCACTGCTCGTGCACACACAGTGTAGCCTCTTGCGCATGCTGTCACTCAGTTAAGCTCAATGTCTTCAGTGCGGCTTCAGAAcgtttgcaaacacaatgtctgATAAACAACCACCACTAATGAAGAACTGTCCTTCCTTTGTGAACAGCAGcgtacagtaaaaaaaaaacctatgcGATCATTTCCCCGCTCCACACGTAGCTTTGGGCAAAGAGTCATGATGACAAACAATGGGGAATAACTTTATAAGGGCGACTGTGGTGTACTAGCCTCACATTAACTTGTTAGATGTTGtcacagctgcctctgaagcctgggCCACGTTGAAGGGGCGTCTTCAAGATGCAAGATGGACCAATGTCTTGGCAAGACCCTCTTCGTGGAGAGCGAGCCCTGCAAGGTTTTGCTGGGTCTTTCTTCTGCTGTACGAACTTGTGGATTTGGTGTGAGGGGCTTAAGGGAGTGATacgagcagcagaaacagaagaTTTTGCATTATGCTTAGTTGTTAACGACTGCCGCTTTAAAGCTCTATAAATATTGATTGATATTTTGATATTGATAAAGATTGTTTATCTGCTCCCCATTCATAACCAGAAACTGATCTCACAAGATTCACTTTGATTCAACCTGTTTAACATGATTCCTCCATGCACATTTATCATTATGTCAAGCGTCGATATATCCCTATCCTTTATCTTTGTTAAATCAGTATTTGCTCTTAAACTTTTTCCATTGCTTATTTGTTCTAAAATATTGtaagccaggttcaggtgtgatggAGTCGTTTCAGAGACTGGTGAAGACGTATCATTGCGTTGTTTTTTGAGGCCGACCGTGGACATAGTGTCAACATACACCGtaccaacaccaaatctgaagaatacttcctgtctggggatattTATCCTTCCTAGATCTATAGAAATTCACTAAGTGTTCAAATAAGAGATTGAAGTTCACCCATCAATACATGTGTGAAGACTCTATTGGTTACTGGTTCAAATCAAGACACATGAAACACTTTCTATTTACAGCcattcagtctgtctgtactgaaACAAAAGATTATCAGGACATTGGGTTACTTAACAAATTTATAACAGTGCATCATTATCAACTCAGTTGTGTCAGTcgacaagcaggcagagaggagagacagagtccTGCAGTTTGGAGGGACTGTCATCCTTGGTTAAATTCAGCTCTACTATTGACCCTATCATGACCTGCGGAAACCTGTGTCATAGTACCCATTAATTACTTCACATTATGTATTTCATTACTACACTTGCAAATCTCTTAGCCAGTAGGTCGGCTTTCTCCTTATTTCTAATTGCCAGGTATTCTCCATTTATCAGCCCTggatttttaactgtttttctttCCCACTCATCTTTGTAATCATTGACATGTCAcctaattttctttctttgccaATGGAGGAGCAGAATTGCTGATCAAATGATGGCCTTTTATTCTAAAAGTGTTTATTATCAGTAACATAGATGTACATCTACCTCACTTCGTTCCACAAGGAAATTTATTTGGTACTCTTTTCTGAACTACAGCTTTTAACAAAcagatgtctttttttgttacttCGCagataatttaacaaaaaaaaaagcagtgctGGAAACAGTATTCAGATTGTTTACGTAGAAATTCCATAATGTCATTCACCGTGCATTCAGAATGTTAGTTATGCAGATGTGCATCTATTCAGATATATTCAAAGTAAGAAACGTTAAATTAATCATTACACAGAATAGCCTCTGTCTGTGCCacataattatatatttgatttaaaatacTGATATAACATGTAACATGTGTGCAGTTAGTAAACGTTGTGCTTAGTTTTACATCCTGTTGGATATTGTAACAATTAATAGTTTTTATGAGCCCATTATAAgtataaaagtatatttaaaatcttaacCTGCAAAGTAACTATTGTAACTACGTAGAAGTCATATATAGTATATCTATGGGGTGGTGAcggtgtccctgagcaagacacttaactcctagttgctccagaggcgtgcgacctctgacatatatagcaattgtaagtcgctttggataaaagtgtcaactaaatgtaaattgtaaacATTTAATAGGACTTCTTATAATACAGAAAAGTCACGTAAATGTAAAATCTGACtttagttcagtttagtttatttgcacagtaatGAAACTACAAATACATGCAATACAAAAATCAGTTATTACATTGAAGAGAAAATTAGCTGAAAGGCTAATTTAGAGTCTCCTAtttaaagaaattttaaaaaggacattatagtcattaaaaaacaaacacaacagaacaatatgtattttcacaaaacacacaaacaggcatATACAGCAATGAAAGAagagcacagaaaaacaaacctaGAAGAAAGTTAGTTAACCTAAGTTACATCATTCAAAACACTTTCTAAAGACAGCTTTgtctttaaagaaacaaaataaagataaaaccaACCCTTTGGTTACCTAGAAAATGGGTCAAAGGGTTCATCCAGATCAAGGCAGCTGTGTCAGACAATATATAAGTTGAGTAAGTGCTGCAAATATGCAGCGCCTCACTTCTGTGAGCTCGTGTGTGTTTGGAACACAAACCTCTAAAACTGTATCGTCTCCCACATGTTTAGCAAATACAAGACTACTTGCTTGTATGTGATCTTCTTAGCTGTGTCAAATTAGATGCAAACACCTATCTTTTCCCACAGATCATGCAAAGCTATGGCTTTTTACCAGAGTGGGTTCTCGTGTGGACCGCCAAGCTATTACTGTGTCTAAAAGATTTCCCACATGTTGCGCAAGAATATGGCTTCTCACCCGTGTGGATTCTTACATGTGAGGTCAATGTTGAAGTGTCACAGAATCCTTTTCCGCAGGTCTTGCAAaggtacggcttctcacctgtgtgcgTTCTCATGTGGACTGTCAAGCCACCACTCTGTCTAAAAGATCTCATGCATATTTTGCAAGAATATGGCttttcacctgtgtgggttctcatgtgACCTGATAAGCCTGAAATCTGAGAGAATCTTTTCCCGCAGGTCTTGCAAATAAATGGCCTCTCACCTGTATGACTTCTCATGTGGAGTTTCAACTGACTACTAATTCTGAAATATTTTCCACATGTTTCACAAaaatacggcttctcacctgtgtgggttctcataTGACTTGATAAACCTGACATCTGAATGAATCTTTTTCCGCAGGTCTTGCAAAGGTACGGcctctcccctgtgtggattctcatgtgGACATATAAGGCACTGACGGTTCTTAAAtctttcccacatgttttgcaagaatgtggt containing:
- the LOC123966576 gene encoding zinc finger protein 37-like isoform X1 codes for the protein MSSVECLREFVNERLTAAAEEIFGVLKKTIVEYEEEIDRQRRLLDIVWKPDIKLHRTELPQQHVWKEEEVLADQQLCIQERNSSLDQEDPEPPQIKEEQEELCTSQEGEQLVLKQETDTFMLTPTYEERDHSEAELKSDHQLLSHSCHVAESQDQKGGEHEDSGSTRDAEPEQKNQDHKSRSHRNNVNNSTMSEVHHNPHTELPQQHVWKEEEVLADQQLCIQERNSSLDQEDPEPPQIKEEQEELCTSQEGEQLVLKQETDTFMLTPTYEERDHSEAELKSDHQLLSHSCHVAESQDQKGGEHEDSGSTRDAEPEQKNQDHNSRSHRNNVNNFTMSEVHHNPHTELPQQHVWKEEEVLADQQLCIQERNSSLDQEDPEPPQIKEEQEELCTSQEGEQLVLKQETDTFMLTPTYEERDHSEAELKSDHQLLSHKNSFKCDTCVKDFNYVSILQTHMRIHTDEKPYSCSSCGKRLSNTSDLNAHIRNHTAEKPFSCKTCGKDFRTSSHLKVHMRTHTAEKPFSCKTCGKSFRRLAHLNDHIRIHTGERPYSCKTCGKNFIESTKLKIHIRRAHTGEKPYLCKTCGKGFVVTSALKAHIRIHTGEKPYPCKTCGKDFRTSYCLKVHMRTHTGEKLYSCTTCGKDLKTSYGLKLHMRAHTGEKPFCCKTCGNRFHNISALTSHVRIHTGEKPFNCETCGMDFRTSGHLKVHIKTHTGVKP
- the LOC123966576 gene encoding zinc finger protein 2-like isoform X2, which encodes MLTPTYEERDHSEAELKSDHQLLSHSCHVAESQDQKGGEHEDSGSTRDAEPEQKNQDHKSRSHRNNVNNSTMSEVHHNPHTELPQQHVWKEEEVLADQQLCIQERNSSLDQEDPEPPQIKEEQEELCTSQEGEQLVLKQETDTFMLTPTYEERDHSEAELKSDHQLLSHSCHVAESQDQKGGEHEDSGSTRDAEPEQKNQDHNSRSHRNNVNNFTMSEVHHNPHTELPQQHVWKEEEVLADQQLCIQERNSSLDQEDPEPPQIKEEQEELCTSQEGEQLVLKQETDTFMLTPTYEERDHSEAELKSDHQLLSHKNSFKCDTCVKDFNYVSILQTHMRIHTDEKPYSCSSCGKRLSNTSDLNAHIRNHTAEKPFSCKTCGKDFRTSSHLKVHMRTHTAEKPFSCKTCGKSFRRLAHLNDHIRIHTGERPYSCKTCGKNFIESTKLKIHIRRAHTGEKPYLCKTCGKGFVVTSALKAHIRIHTGEKPYPCKTCGKDFRTSYCLKVHMRTHTGEKLYSCTTCGKDLKTSYGLKLHMRAHTGEKPFCCKTCGNRFHNISALTSHVRIHTGEKPFNCETCGMDFRTSGHLKVHIKTHTGVKP
- the LOC123966576 gene encoding zinc finger protein 2-like isoform X3, translating into MSSVECLREVVRERLTAAAEEIFGVFIKTIIEYEEKIDRQRRLLDIILKPEIKLHRIELPQQHVWKEEEVLADQQLCIQERNSSLDQEDPEPPQIKEEQEELCTSQEGEQLVLKQETDTFMLTPTYEERDHSEAELKSDHQLLSHSCHVAESQDQKGGEHEDSGSTRDAEPEQKNQDHNSRSHRNNVNNFTMSEVHHNPHTELPQQHVWKEEEVLADQQLCIQERNSSLDQEDPEPPQIKEEQEELCTSQEGEQLVLKQETDTFMLTPTYEERDHSEAELKSDHQLLSHKNSFKCDTCVKDFNYVSILQTHMRIHTDEKPYSCSSCGKRLSNTSDLNAHIRNHTAEKPFSCKTCGKDFRTSSHLKVHMRTHTAEKPFSCKTCGKSFRRLAHLNDHIRIHTGERPYSCKTCGKNFIESTKLKIHIRRAHTGEKPYLCKTCGKGFVVTSALKAHIRIHTGEKPYPCKTCGKDFRTSYCLKVHMRTHTGEKLYSCTTCGKDLKTSYGLKLHMRAHTGEKPFCCKTCGNRFHNISALTSHVRIHTGEKPFNCETCGMDFRTSGHLKVHIKTHTGVKP